In Bradyrhizobium sp. WD16, the genomic stretch GCGGTCGCCGCCAATTTCACCGAGCCGGCCAAGGAGATCGCGGCGCTGTTCAAGCAGAAGACCGGCCACGATGCAGTGCTGAGCTTCGGCTCGAGCGGCCAGTTCTATTCGCAGATCACCCAGGGCGCGCCGTTTCACATCCTGCTGTCGGCCGACGATGTCCGGCCGAAGAAGCTCATCTCGGACGGCCTCGGGGCGCCGGACAGCCGCTTCACCTATGCCGTCGGCAAGCTGGTGCTGTGGAGCAAGACGCCGGGCCTCGTGAAGGACGGCGAAACGCTCAAGAGCGCGATCTTCGCCAAGGTCGCGATCTGCAATCCGGCGGCGGCACCCTACGGCCTCGCCGCGGTCGAGACGCTGAAGTCGCTCAAGCTCTATGAAGCGCTGCAGCCCAAGCTGGTGGAAGGCGCGACCATCACCCAGGCCTATCAGTTCGTCGAAACCGGCAACGCGGAAATCGGCTTCGTCGCGCTGTCGCAACTGTCGGGCAACCCGGGCGGCTCGCAATGGCTGGTGCCGCAGGATCTCTACAATCCGATCCGCCAGGATGCGGTGCTGCTCAAATCCGCCGCCGGCAACGAAGCGGCGACCGGCTTCATGGATTTCCTCAAGAGCCCAGAATCCCGCGCCATCGTCCTCAAATACGGCTATGTGCTCGACCGCCAGAGCTGATCGGGAATGGGCGGGCTGCCATTCGCCATCGGCCAATCTGTCCTCCTCACCATCGAACTCGCCGCGCTGACGACGCTGATCCTGCTCCTGCTCGGCACCCCGCTCGCCTGGTGGCTGGCGCGGTCGAAGGCCTGGTGGAAGGAAGCGGTGGCCAGCATCGTGGCATTGCCGCTGGTACTGCCGCCCACCGTGCTCGGCTTCTATCTGCTGGTGCTGCTGGGGCCGCAGGGACCCGGCGGCCTGGTGGCGCAACTCTGGGGCGGCCGCACCCTCGCCTTCACCTTCGCCGGCCTGGTGTTCGGCTCGGTGCTTTATTCGATGCCCTTCGTGGTGCAGCCGATCCGCAACGCCTTCGCCGCCATGGGAGATCGCCCGCTGGAAGCGGCGGCGACCCTGCGCGCCTCGCCCTGGCGCGCCTTCTGGACCGTTGCCGTGCCGCTGGCCCGTCCCGGCTTCCTCAGCGGCGCCGTCCTCGGCTTCGCCCACACCATCGGGGAGTTCGGCCTCGTGCTGATGATCGGCGGCAACATCCCCGGCAGCACCAGGGTGCTGTCGGTCGCGGTGTTCGATTATGTCGAAACCTCGCAATGGCGCGAGGCCAATATCATCGCCGGCGGCATGGTGATCTTCGCCTTCACGGTGATCCTCGGCATGACCCTGATCGAGAAGCGGGCGTCGTGGCGGCACAGCTGACGCAAACCGAGATGACGCAAGCCGGCCCGACCCAGGCCGATGCCGGGCGAATCCGGGCGCGCTTCCACGGCCGGCTTGGCGGCTTTGCGCTCGACGCCGAGCTTGACCTGCCGGCGATAGGGGTGAGCGCGATCTTCGGCCCGTCGGGCTGCGGCAAGACGACGGTGGCACGCTGCATCGCCGGCCTGCACCACCTGCCGGACGGCCGCTGCATCGTCGATGGCGAGGTCTGGCAGGACGGCGCCCGGTTCCGCCGCACGCATCAGCGGCCGATCGGCTATGTCTTCCAGGAAGCCAGCCTGTTCGCCCATCTCTGCGTCCGCCGCAACCTGCTCTACGGCGCGCCGCGCGATCCATCCTCGCAGCGCGTCAGCTATGCCGAGGTGGTTTCGCTGCTCGGCCTGTCGCCTCTGCTCGAGCGGATGCCGCAGCATCTGTCGGGCGGTGAGCGCCAGCGCGTCGCCATCGGCCGGGCGCTGCTGTCGCAGCCGAGATTGCTGCTGATGGACGAGCCGTTGTCGGCGCTCGATCACGACAGCCGGGGCGAGATCCTGCCGTTTCTCGAACGACTGCACCGCCTGCTCGCCCTGCCCGTCATCTATATCAGCCACGACATCACCGAGATCGAACGGCTGGCCGATCATCTCGTCCTGATGCGGGACGGGCGCGTCATCGCCGCGGGCCCACTGGCTGCGCTGCAGAGCGATCCGACGCTGCCGCTGGCGACCGCCCGGGAGGCGGCGGTCAGCCTCGACGGCGTCATCGCCGGCCACAACGCCGACGATGAACTGCTGACCCTGCAGATCGGAACCATCCAACTGCAGGTGCCGGCGCCCGCCGCCCCGATCGGGCAGCCGCAGCGGCTGCAGATCACCGCGCGCGACGTCAGCATCGCCCTCGTGCCGCCCCAGCAGGCATCGATCCTCAACGTGCTGCCGGCACGAATCGTCGCCGCAGCGCCGGCCGGCTGCGGCGAAATCGTCGCCGTGCTGGCGCTGGATGGGTCTGACATCCAGCTTCTGGCACGGATTACCCGGCGCTCCTGGAACCAGCTCGGGCTGCGCACCGGACGACCGGTCTATGCCCAGGTCAAGGGCGTGTCGCTGGTCTGACCGCGCCATTCGTGGCACACAGCTTGCTGGATCAATGCCGGCCGGGCGGGGGCACACGGAGTTCGACATGACGACAGATCGCATGGCGTCGGATTTCACCAACATCGATCCGAACCGCTTCGCCGCGGTGGTCTATCGGCCGCAAGACGATGTCGACACCCTGCTCACCGAATTCGCGCTCGATCTGAAGCGGCGCGGGCTTCGTCTCGGCGGCATCGTCCAGGTCAACGGCAAGGATCCGGATGGCCACAAGGCCGATATGCAGGTGCTTGATCTCGCCGGCGCTCAGCGGATCTCGTTGTGGCAGCCGCTGGGCAGCGGCGCCGCCTCCTGCAAGCTCGATCCGGCGGGCCTCGCCGAGGCCGCCGTGGCGGTGAGCCGGGCGATCGGTCAGGATCTCGATCTCGTCGTGATCAACAAGTTTTCCAAGCAGGAGGCCGCCGGCAAGGGGCTGCGCAGCGAATTCGCCGAAGCCATCCTGTCGGGCGTGCCGGTGCTGACTGCTGTGCCGGAGGGAAGCCTCAAGGCCTGGATCGACTTTACCGGCGACCGCGGCACCACCCTGTTCTGCGCCCGCGAGGTCATCGAGGGCTGGTGGCGCGAGCTTTCGCGGCGTCTCGCCAATGCGGCCGCGATGGAAGACGCCGTCATAAAAGACGCCGCTATCAAAGAAGCCGCCATGGCCGCATCATCTGCAACCATGGCGCCTGTCGTTACCTGAAGCGGAAGACCGCGTTATTTGCCGATCATCACGTCGGACGACTTGATGACCGCTGACACGGTATCGCCGACCTTGAGCTGCAATTCGTCGACAGCCTCGTTGGTGATGGCGGAGAAGACCGTCAGGCCCGGGGCCAGCTCGACCTTGATGTGGGCGGTGGTCGCCCCCTTGGTCACAGCCACGACCTTACCCGGCAAGACGTTGCGCGCACTCAGCTTCATTTTGGAGATTCCATTTTATTAACCCGACCGGCGGAACCTAGTCGATACCGGCCCGCGAATCCACAAGCAGCAACGCCCGCCATGGTTGCAATTGACGAGATAACTTGAAGTGTCGGCTTTGCGACAACACCGCGTCGGATGCTCCGCCCGCTACTATCGCCATGGCGTACTTGTTCACCTGCTTGAAGCGGGCGATGACGGCAGGGGGCGTAGCGAGCGCCCCCGACCCACTCACCGTCGCCCTCAGCGAAGGCGGAGGGCCCAGTACTCCGTGTCATCGCAATCGGGCACCGCAGCGAACGCTCTGCCCTTTACCACCGCCACTGCCTACTGGTCCGCCCGCTTCAAGCGGACGACGACGGCAGAGGGCGTGTCGGCGCCTGCGACAGCTCTGCCCCCCGATGCCCCCGTTCAGCCGAACTTGAACAGCACGCCGTAGCCGCCGCGGGGATAGCTCCATTCGATGTCGCCGGTCGGCTCGCCGATGACGCGGCAGGTGCCGCATTCCAGGCAGCCATCCACAGTGACCTCGACCTGGCCGCTGTCGTTAAGCTCGTAACAGCGGCCGGGGCAGGCCTTGAGCAGGGTGCGCAACGCCGGTGTCGGCGTGGTGTGCGGGCGAACCTTGATATGCGGCCGGCCGCTATCAACCAGATAACGATTGTAGAACAGCTTGTCCTCGACCCGCACAGCGACTTCGGCAGTCATGATCGCTCTCCTTGCTGGATGGTTGCTAGCGCCACGCCCTGGCGAGACGGAACGCGTCACCGAACAGGCCGGTCCAGGATCGCGCCGAGACAAACGAGCGCAGCGTCGTCTTCTCCTTCTCGATCTTGGGCGTGCCGTCGACCCGGACGAAGCTCGCCATCGCCTTCGAGACGAGCTGCGGATAGGTCAGGAAATAGCTCTGCGACTGGTTGTGCAGCAGCGCCGGCATGTCCTTGTACTTCTTCAGATCCTTGATGACGAAACTGTCGTCGAGCATCTTCTTGTAGAGCGCGAGATTGCCCTTGGTCATCGGCTCGCGCCGCGACTTGACCTGGAAGATCGCCTCGGCGGCGATGCGACCCGACGTCATGGCGAGGTTCGAGCCCTCGCGATGGATCGCGTTGTTGAGCTGCGCGGCGTCGCCAACCACCACCCAGCCGTCGCCATAGAGCTGCGGGATCGCCTTGTAGCCGCCCTCGGGAATAAGGTGGGCGGCATATTCCTTCACCTCCGAGCCATCGATCATCGGCGCCACCGACGGATGCTGCTTGAAACGCTCGAGCAGGCCGTAAGGCGTCTCGCCGGTCTTCTCGAAATCCGAGACCAGGCAGCCGATGCCGAGCGAGATGCATTCCTTGTTGGCATAGATGAAGCCGAGGCCGGTCATGCCGCGCGAGATGGTGCCGGCGGCCTCGATCACGACGCCTTCGTCGCCCTTGAGGTTGAACCGTGATTCGATGGTTTCGCGCGGCAGGAAGTGCATCTCCTTGACCGCAAGCGCCACATTGTTCGCCTTGGGGATCTCGCGCAGCCCGGCGCGGGTGCCGAGCAGGCCGTTGACGCCCTCCGCCAGCACCACGACATCGGCATGGACCTCGCCGTCATAGCGGTCGGTCCGCACCCCGATCACCTTGCCATAGGCGTCGGTGGCGAGTTCGGTGACTGTGGTTTCGCACAACACCGTAGCGCCGGCTTCGCGGACCTTGGACGAGAACCACTTGTCGAACTGGGCGCGGATGATGGTGTAGCGGTTCGGCTTCTCTTCGTTGAAATCGTCCGAACGGTAGTGCAGCCCGACATGGGCGCGGTCGTCCATCATCCAGAAGCGCTGCTCGACCAGATGACGCTCCAGCGGCGCGTCCTCGCGGAAATCCGGCACCAGCTTCTCCAGCATATCGGCGTAGAGAATCGCACCCTGGACGTTCTTCGAGCCGGCATATTCGCCACGCTCGAGCTGCAGCACCTTGAGGCCGCGCTTGGCCAGCGTCAGCGCCGCGGCATTGCCCGCCATCCCGGCACCGACGACGATGGCATCGAATTTTTCCTCGATCATGGCTTGCCTCGCTAACGTCTCGACACCTGAAGTTCGCCTAAACCGTCAGCGTCCCCCGAGCGAACTTCAGATTCGAAAGGGACACCCGCAATTTGAAATTCCGCTAACTCGCGATGCGATCGCGCGAATGCGGCGACAGGCGCGCGCGGAAGGCTTCCGTCAACGCCGGCAGCAGGCGGATCGCATCGGTCACGATACCGACATGGGCGAACTCGAAGATCGGCGCGTTCTTGTCGGTATTGATCGCGACGATGAGATCGGCGCCTTCGACGCCGACCCGATGCTGGATCGCGCCGGAGATGCCGGCGGCGATGTAGAGCTTGGGACGGATGGTCTTGCCGGTCTGGCCGATCTGGCGGTCGGAGGTGACCCAGCCCTTCTGCACCAGGGGACGCGAGCAGCCGAATTCGGCGCCGAGCACCGAGGCGAGCTGGCGGACCAGCTGGAAGTTTTCAGGAGAGCCGAGACCGAGGCCGCCGGCGACGACGACGTCGGCATAGGCGAGATTGGACTTGGCGGAGTCGCGGTCCGGCAGGAAGGACAGCACCTTGGTGACGATGTCGTCCTCGATCAGGCCGAGCGGATGATTGATGATGCGTCCCGCGGGCCGCGCCTCGCGATCGGGCATGGCCATGACGCGGGGCCGCACCGTGGCCATCTGCGGCCGGTAATTCAGGGTGTAGATGGTGCAGAGCAGGGAGCCGCCGAAGGTCGGCCGGGTCGCGGCCAGCGAACCGTCGGCATCGACGTCGAGTTCGGTGCAGTCGGCGGTCAACCCGGTCAGCAGGGTCGTCGCCACCGAGCCGGCAAGATCGCGACCGAGTGTCGTCGCACCCAGCAGCAGGATCTCGGGCTTGTAGGTATTGACGACATCGGTCAGCGCCTTGGTATAGGCCTCGTTGCGGTAATGGGTCAGGAGATCGTCGGCGACGACATAGGCGAGATCGGCGCCATAGCAGAAGGCTTCGGCGGCGGCCTGCTCGGTCGCGGCGCCGGTCGG encodes the following:
- the modA gene encoding molybdate ABC transporter substrate-binding protein, whose protein sequence is MTSRRQIVAVIISALAATFATTFPMSGAGAAQINVAVAANFTEPAKEIAALFKQKTGHDAVLSFGSSGQFYSQITQGAPFHILLSADDVRPKKLISDGLGAPDSRFTYAVGKLVLWSKTPGLVKDGETLKSAIFAKVAICNPAAAPYGLAAVETLKSLKLYEALQPKLVEGATITQAYQFVETGNAEIGFVALSQLSGNPGGSQWLVPQDLYNPIRQDAVLLKSAAGNEAATGFMDFLKSPESRAIVLKYGYVLDRQS
- the modB gene encoding molybdate ABC transporter permease subunit translates to MGGLPFAIGQSVLLTIELAALTTLILLLLGTPLAWWLARSKAWWKEAVASIVALPLVLPPTVLGFYLLVLLGPQGPGGLVAQLWGGRTLAFTFAGLVFGSVLYSMPFVVQPIRNAFAAMGDRPLEAAATLRASPWRAFWTVAVPLARPGFLSGAVLGFAHTIGEFGLVLMIGGNIPGSTRVLSVAVFDYVETSQWREANIIAGGMVIFAFTVILGMTLIEKRASWRHS
- the modC gene encoding molybdenum ABC transporter ATP-binding protein — translated: MTQAGPTQADAGRIRARFHGRLGGFALDAELDLPAIGVSAIFGPSGCGKTTVARCIAGLHHLPDGRCIVDGEVWQDGARFRRTHQRPIGYVFQEASLFAHLCVRRNLLYGAPRDPSSQRVSYAEVVSLLGLSPLLERMPQHLSGGERQRVAIGRALLSQPRLLLMDEPLSALDHDSRGEILPFLERLHRLLALPVIYISHDITEIERLADHLVLMRDGRVIAAGPLAALQSDPTLPLATAREAAVSLDGVIAGHNADDELLTLQIGTIQLQVPAPAAPIGQPQRLQITARDVSIALVPPQQASILNVLPARIVAAAPAGCGEIVAVLALDGSDIQLLARITRRSWNQLGLRTGRPVYAQVKGVSLV
- a CDS encoding DUF2478 domain-containing protein → MTTDRMASDFTNIDPNRFAAVVYRPQDDVDTLLTEFALDLKRRGLRLGGIVQVNGKDPDGHKADMQVLDLAGAQRISLWQPLGSGAASCKLDPAGLAEAAVAVSRAIGQDLDLVVINKFSKQEAAGKGLRSEFAEAILSGVPVLTAVPEGSLKAWIDFTGDRGTTLFCAREVIEGWWRELSRRLANAAAMEDAVIKDAAIKEAAMAASSATMAPVVT
- a CDS encoding molybdopterin-binding protein, with product MKLSARNVLPGKVVAVTKGATTAHIKVELAPGLTVFSAITNEAVDELQLKVGDTVSAVIKSSDVMIGK
- a CDS encoding ferredoxin family protein; this encodes MTAEVAVRVEDKLFYNRYLVDSGRPHIKVRPHTTPTPALRTLLKACPGRCYELNDSGQVEVTVDGCLECGTCRVIGEPTGDIEWSYPRGGYGVLFKFG
- a CDS encoding FAD-dependent oxidoreductase — encoded protein: MIEEKFDAIVVGAGMAGNAAALTLAKRGLKVLQLERGEYAGSKNVQGAILYADMLEKLVPDFREDAPLERHLVEQRFWMMDDRAHVGLHYRSDDFNEEKPNRYTIIRAQFDKWFSSKVREAGATVLCETTVTELATDAYGKVIGVRTDRYDGEVHADVVVLAEGVNGLLGTRAGLREIPKANNVALAVKEMHFLPRETIESRFNLKGDEGVVIEAAGTISRGMTGLGFIYANKECISLGIGCLVSDFEKTGETPYGLLERFKQHPSVAPMIDGSEVKEYAAHLIPEGGYKAIPQLYGDGWVVVGDAAQLNNAIHREGSNLAMTSGRIAAEAIFQVKSRREPMTKGNLALYKKMLDDSFVIKDLKKYKDMPALLHNQSQSYFLTYPQLVSKAMASFVRVDGTPKIEKEKTTLRSFVSARSWTGLFGDAFRLARAWR
- a CDS encoding electron transfer flavoprotein subunit alpha/FixB family protein, yielding MSEPNKSEPTKAPAAANSRAATKKELPEHFKGYKHVWVFVEQERGHVHPVSWELMGAGRKLADKLKVDLAAVVIGPTGAATEQAAAEAFCYGADLAYVVADDLLTHYRNEAYTKALTDVVNTYKPEILLLGATTLGRDLAGSVATTLLTGLTADCTELDVDADGSLAATRPTFGGSLLCTIYTLNYRPQMATVRPRVMAMPDREARPAGRIINHPLGLIEDDIVTKVLSFLPDRDSAKSNLAYADVVVAGGLGLGSPENFQLVRQLASVLGAEFGCSRPLVQKGWVTSDRQIGQTGKTIRPKLYIAAGISGAIQHRVGVEGADLIVAINTDKNAPIFEFAHVGIVTDAIRLLPALTEAFRARLSPHSRDRIAS